One stretch of Glandiceps talaboti chromosome 7, keGlaTala1.1, whole genome shotgun sequence DNA includes these proteins:
- the LOC144438326 gene encoding uncharacterized protein LOC144438326 isoform X2, whose amino-acid sequence MRNTGINIIFLWFMLSSISISYTHERVERQTKSRKQPCPPNKFLNTLGDCHTCNLCNDPGFVTKESGCQTCRKCPEGQFFHPHVKECHSCVACVAIKSPIIRKSNGCKQCTQGTSIPTLQPTMGIQTTTVSNEPKSDNQQSATKHEGSANDKLVKGHDNVNLQASHPVNAVDPVHGKEDTHIHGRIDIIHSPIQDGHPPGDAPDDCHIHNDLQCAQLCDKVTTV is encoded by the exons ATGAGAAATACTggtataaatattatatttctttgGTTTATGTTGAGTAGTATTTCGATTTCATATACACATGAACGAGTAGAGCGCCAAACAAAGTCACGGAAACAACCTTGTCCACCCAACAAGTTCCTGAATACGTTAGGAGACTGTCATACTTGTAATCTGTGCAACGACCCTGGCTTTGTGACGAAAGAATCAGGATGCCAAACATGCC GTAAATGTCCGGAGGGTCAATTCTTTCATCCCCATGTCAAGGAATGCCATTCATGTGTAGCATGTGTTGCTATCAAAAGTCCGATTATACGGAAGTCTAATGGCTGCAAACAGTGCACACAAG GTACGTCGATACCAACACTACAACCAACGATGGGAATTCAGACTACCACAGTTTCCAATGAGCCCAAATCTGATAATCAACAAAGTGCAACTAAGCATGAAGGCAGCGCGAACGACAAATTGGTCAAGGGACATGATAATGTGAATTTACAGGCATCCCAtccag TTAATGCTGTTGATCCAGTACATGGTAAGGAAGACACGCATATACATGGAAGAATCGACATCATACATTCACCAATTCAAGATGGCCACCCTCCAGGAGATGCGCCTGACGACTGCCATATACATAATGATTTGCAATGTGCTCAATTGTGTGATAAAGTGACGACTGTTTAG
- the LOC144438326 gene encoding uncharacterized protein LOC144438326 isoform X1 produces the protein MRNTGINIIFLWFMLSSISISYTHERVERQTKSRKQPCPPNKFLNTLGDCHTCNLCNDPGFVTKESGCQTCRKCPEGQFFHPHVKECHSCVACVAIKSPIIRKSNGCKQCTQGTSIPTLQPTMGIQTTTVSNEPKSDNQQSATKHEGSANDKLVKGHDNVNLQASHPDGIIGASVTLSLVLTGEVLLIFVLVTLLIVAITKCTKQHTNTGYTRPDKPIYNKVNAVDPVHGKEDTHIHGRIDIIHSPIQDGHPPGDAPDDCHIHNDLQCAQLCDKVTTV, from the exons ATGAGAAATACTggtataaatattatatttctttgGTTTATGTTGAGTAGTATTTCGATTTCATATACACATGAACGAGTAGAGCGCCAAACAAAGTCACGGAAACAACCTTGTCCACCCAACAAGTTCCTGAATACGTTAGGAGACTGTCATACTTGTAATCTGTGCAACGACCCTGGCTTTGTGACGAAAGAATCAGGATGCCAAACATGCC GTAAATGTCCGGAGGGTCAATTCTTTCATCCCCATGTCAAGGAATGCCATTCATGTGTAGCATGTGTTGCTATCAAAAGTCCGATTATACGGAAGTCTAATGGCTGCAAACAGTGCACACAAG GTACGTCGATACCAACACTACAACCAACGATGGGAATTCAGACTACCACAGTTTCCAATGAGCCCAAATCTGATAATCAACAAAGTGCAACTAAGCATGAAGGCAGCGCGAACGACAAATTGGTCAAGGGACATGATAATGTGAATTTACAGGCATCCCAtccag ATGGTATTATAGGAGCGTCCGTTACATTAAGTCTAGTACTTACTGGTGAAGTTCTTCTCATCTTTGTCCTTGTAACTCTATTAATCGTTGCCATTACCAAATGTACGAAACAGCATACAAATACAGGTTATACACGACCAGATAAACCAATATATAATAAAG TTAATGCTGTTGATCCAGTACATGGTAAGGAAGACACGCATATACATGGAAGAATCGACATCATACATTCACCAATTCAAGATGGCCACCCTCCAGGAGATGCGCCTGACGACTGCCATATACATAATGATTTGCAATGTGCTCAATTGTGTGATAAAGTGACGACTGTTTAG
- the LOC144437788 gene encoding uncharacterized protein LOC144437788, with translation MPLLRTISVHLLCILLALPRVQVQPTKKCPSGTFVRLGDCHPCKVCRKLEDDRCKLDCPIESQKNLETAESTASINTMAPAGPSVKNSDTAKHVQLPPDTNLQASHDSDTGVIDAKSNVYLFVSILVSFLALLIAAMVIVFAVRRRRKTNRGHYNPEVVCSAGQKKKLRVVLNKGGTLDSHIVQEEENEPGTPPDNHDFIEEDIKYNNEQRKTKV, from the exons ATGCCGCTGTTGCGTACGATTTCAGTACATCTTCTCTGTATTTTACTTGCTTTACCACGTGTTCAAGTACAGCCAACTAAAAAGTGTCCATCGGGTACCTTTGTCAGACTTGGTGATTGTCATCCATGTAAAGTCTGCCGCAAACTTGAAGACGACAGGTGTAAACTCGATTGCCCCATAG AATCGCAAAAGAATCTAGAAACTGCTGAGAGTACGGCGTCCATAAATACTATGGCACCTGCAGGTCCATCAGTTAAGAATTCAGATACTGCTAAACACGTACAACTTCCTCCTGATACCAACCTACAGGCAAGCCATGACTCAG ATACTGGTGTAATAGATGCTAAGTCCaatgtttacttatttgttTCAATATTGGTGTCATTCCTGGCACTATTAATTGCCgctatggtaattgtgtttgctGTAAGAAGGCGAAGGAAGACTAATCGCGGACACTACAATCCTGAGGTTGTTTGCTCAGCTGGTCAAAAGAAAAAACTGCGAG TTGTTTTGAACAAAGGTGGCACGTTAGATTCACATATTGTtcaagaagaagaaaatgaGCCGGGCACACCACCAGACAATCATGACTTCATTGAAGAggatataaaatataacaatgaaCAACGTAAGACGAAAGTTTGA